In Phragmites australis chromosome 18, lpPhrAust1.1, whole genome shotgun sequence, the genomic window TGTtgcatatgggaacgataagtcAAGTACCGTAAGTCACCatgttcatttgactcatgcgcTTGGGATGTGAgcaagggcttgtagaggcacctgaGATCCACTAGTAAGATGTCAGATGCTTGGGGTCTTATGTGGCCTCCACATACATCGGGCATGGGCACAAAGGTTCAGGGTGGATACGTGAAAGGCTGATACATGAATCATCACTCTCAACCAATAGGTTGTGTGGGCGgtggtctcgtgtcgtgtgggtccaggagtactcccctgcagagtgtaaaatcaattcaaattgccgcgctctcggttattgAGCAagcttctgttcatttgcatcggtTGTAGAGTCACGAATATGGGATGATATGTGGTGGTTTGGTGTGTTGGGACATGGCGGTTATGGTTCTGTCATACACTTATGTTTATattggttccagttacatttaaGTTCTAGATGTTGTCTGCAGGATAGTTTTGGTTTAGGCACTCTAGAGTAGATactcacatgtttatgtcaaaagTTCGCTTTCGCttatgaagttacttaaccatgtggccgttTTCTTGCTATCAATCAAaagcataatccttggagttggtcTATGTATATGTGACctttatggattaagtcttgtgagtaccttcatactcatgcctgcactttcaggttctgctggtgaggtagaggcggtgtttggctgcTTCATGCCTGCCGATGCCGGTGgtgggtaagagtagtgcatcgTACTCTTGGAGGTCGAGCTTTTGGGAATGGGATCCAAGGGCATAAACTCcatttcctcttttgttgtataggtttaatcttccgctgcgtagttgtctcttttgttgtaaattgttgaaatagttgaatgcttaagaacttgtaatataatgttaattacctgctctatcttaagctttgttgtgatatgtatgttggaaaggcatgtgtttcgatcttgggcacaaaacacgtgtcgggactaccgggatggtattttggttaatcattgaggttgtgattatgtttaacaatcctcctgatgattaattagaatactatttggacggttcgtCATAGcgtggcatcagagcttggtttaaggAAGTAGCCTAAATAACGTCCTAAGCGTtatttagtaagtgtgtcaaacccactaagcaaccaCTAAAGTTTATTTTCCTACCTCCTCATGttaatatgtatgaatttgATATATTATGCCCGTAAGTGTAACACGTTGTATGAGTGACACTTATGTCGCTTGTGCGGTGAGATGCGCGAGCACGTTCGCGCGAATGATTTTATTTTCGTGAAGGGTGATGTATGTGATTGTGATGCTGGTTTGGAGAGagatgcactcgagaaagaTACGTGTAGTTCAGAATCGAGTACActttcatgttttattgctcattttgcaccaAAACATAGGACATGCTTTTTCCTTATCGAAATCTAATCTGAATTTTTGCCCAAACTGTGGATTCTCTGCAAAAGTATCTGGATACTCCGCATTTTTGCGAACACTCTGGAGATTTTTGCAGACTCTCCGCACTTGACATAATCTGAAAATGCTGTATTAGGGGTCCAAGCGATTGATATCCGGCTAATGCTACTATTTTATGTGAGAGGTTGACCTTTCCCATTTTCATCTTATCGTGGAAACAGGATGAGAACTCGCCATAGTGCCCGTAAACACAATCCAGAGGGTTCAAATACCCGTGATGGAGAGCCACCCCTGCCATCACCTATGGCGGAGATGTTGGACCTTCTTAAGGTTATTGCTCAGAACACATCCCATCCtgttggaggtggagccgaCCCGCATGGAGGCTTCTTTGAGTTTCTCCACACTCAACCTCCTATTTTCACCTGCGTTGAAGATCCCAGTGACGTCGATGATTGGCTTCGCACCATTGAGAACAAGCTTGCTCTGGTGTGGTGTGGCGACCATGACAAGGTCCGGTACGCCACCAATCAGGTTCAAGGCGCCACCAGCTCtctcttaagctttgttgtgatgtatatgttggaaagacatgtgttccgatcttgggcacaaaacacgtgtcgggactaccaaaatggtattctagttaatcgttAAGGTTGTGATTATATTTAATGATTCTTCTAGTAATTAATTGTAATACTATTTAGATTGTTCCTCACAGCTCCCTCGCCTTACTGGGGCAGGTCGTGGCCGGAGCCGAGGCGAAGGGCGCGAGCGCACGACATCTGCATGAATGATCCACTGAAATTAGATCCAGTTGCTTGCATAGGTACGCATTGTTTtttagttttattctttttgctacGCGGAAAAATGGTTATCATCTGCGTgcatggatatatatatatatatatatatatatatatatatatatatatatatatatatatatatatatatatatatatatatatatcattttgtTAATACTGGAAGGTTTATAGATTAGTATCTCGCCCTTTTTGGACTTACCAATATGATAGTTTCTTTTTTTGGGCCTACCAATATGATAGTTTCAATGCTAGAGAAAAAGGCTGAGTTATTGAGTAGAATCGCTGTCTATGACGCGCCACATGTCATAGACACAAGCGATGGCAAATAAGGGATTGAATAATTTTGCAATGGCATCTGAAGAAATTTTCCTATTGAGTACCATAGCCAGATTTCGTTTATATACAGAAATCGGCAAATCCTCTTGTAGAGTGACCAGAGAAATTACCGGGTAAGCTTTGTCCAATGTGTGGTGGGACATGAATGTCAGTCACTTGGTTTGCGCACAGTTGTGCTAATGTCACGCCCTAATTACATTGATGCCACTCCTTGACAGCGCTAcgtggaaaaaaaaataatgccaaaaaacaaaaaaaaaaggaaggaaactCGAATACATAAAGAAAAATGTGGAAGCAAAAGAAACCCAATAACCAATAATGCCGTGTATTAGCATTTTTTCCACTTTTGCTATTGTACAGTCGACGGTGGAGACAGTCGTCCGATATGATTTGTGATTCACAAGCACCTGGAAACAAATAATCATACGTTCCTCTAAGGTTTGACAAATGCAGCAGTATGAATTATCATCAAATCCTTCAAACAGTTTGTTTCATTGGAACTCTCAGTACTTCCACAAATCATACAAATCATTTGACACatctttttaatcttttttatccATCAGCTCTACATCTTTTTACAATTGCCTTCGTGAGGTAGGTGAGAAAGGAGAACAGCTGCCTCCAATTGGCAGAAATCACCCATCACAGCAGATCATAAATTAACCGTAACCTTGATTCATCTCAGGATGTCACTGTGTCAGCGACAAGGCATTTGTGATATTTAAATTTATGAATCGCACCTATAAAATCCATGCCATTGTGCCTCTTTTTCCTCTAATACGTGCAACCAGCCACGAGTGTACATGTTCAGATTGCCTGAGCGTGAGAAGAGCACCAATAATGATTTGTAGTACAATAATGAACACTTCTCTGAACAGCAGATTAATCGTCCCAATGTTACTTCACCGAAAAAACAATGTATGCCTTGTCATGCAGAGACGAGAAATGGTACTGCAAAACACATAATTTGATAGTTAGCACTGACAGAACTGAACACTGGTTTGCATCCATGTCTGTTGCTCTTGCCAAGATTTCGATGTAAAATTTAAATGTACATCAATATAATATTATAGAAGGATGCATAACATCCATTAGAACCAGTAATAACTCATGCAATTTTTTATACTTTGTACTTTAAATATCAATGTCCCTGCCAGGGGTATTTGTACATGACAATTTAAAGCCATAATCTATATGCAACAGCATGCCATGAGCCCATGAACAACACTTTTTGTGCCCAAGTTAGCTGTTGATGCTTTATAAGGGGAAAGTAACAAAATGAAGCCATAATCTATATGCAACAGCATGCCATGAGCCCATGAACAACACTTTTTGTGCCCAAGTTAGCTGTTGATGCCTTATAAGGGGAAAGTAACAAAATGAAGCCACCTGAAAAATATGGATGCATAAGCAGTAATGATCAAAGCTATTTATGGTCATAAACAAATACAAGACATAGGTGAAAATTGCCTGATATGGATACTTCTATACATGATTGGACAAATTAGACACTCTAAAAAAATGACAGATATCTGTTTTCCTTCCTATCCTGTATGGAACAATATTCTCACTTTCTCAGAATAGAAAAGAAGACAGTTTGAAACTAACCGATCAGAAAGATACTTAACACCAGTAAGAGGGTGATCCGAATGGAACGACCGAACTGAATGCTGTGTTGTTGGCATTGTATATGAAGCCCACCACTCCTTCCAgaaattctagaattttcctTCCAACTGCTAAAATAACTCCTGCTTCTTTCGGTTAGCACATTAAATCGCTGTAAGAACATAATGAACAACAGATTGTTAGAAACTAACTACAATGATGACATCAGTTTCTTGAACAAGTTCATACAAAGAAAAATAAGCATAAAAGTGATTAAATTTGCATTGGAACTGTCAAAAGCGGAACATTTTGTAAGGTGGATCATGCAGtaaaagaaagcaaacatgtttACTCTGCATGAGCATAAGTAAATGTCCATGAGTGGCCTTGTAAAAATGAAAACCAATAACAATGAAGATCTAGGAAGCACTAATACATCATACCACTACAGAGATACAGCATTTCCCAAAACACGATAGGGTTATATATCCGTGTCTAATGGTTCAAAATAAATCAAATAGTAAGGAcataatcccccccccccccattagTATCTTGAGAACTATCATAATGTCAATATCTTGTTCATAACATGAATTACTAGGTTTGAATCCATTACCTTTTTCAGAACAGACAGTTTTATTCTATTACTCATTTAAAGGAGGCATACAAACATCAGGGATACAATTCAAGAGAGAATAGGTATACAATTGAGCCATCATTTGgagaagcatttatctgataAGTCAAAGCAGAGAGTATTAAGATCTAACATCTTCACTCTTCAGTCTACAATAGTACAGTGCAGCAGAGGAAGTAGCTATACCTGTGCTAATAAAGATAGAACCCTGAAGTCGAGGTGATTTGACATATCATATCTTAATGGACGATGTTCATCACTCTTGGGTTTCCACAAGCTATTCCAGAACCATCTCACTCTTGTTAAAGGTTCTGTGCTTCTCTGGATGCCCGATAAACTAGCTGTCTGACTTGAGGCCTCAACCCCATTTGGGGACAATTTTCTACCATCATTCATTTCATTACCAATTTCAATCTTCCAATGATCATCACGAGAACTCAAATTTGTTCTCTGGCCATGTAACTGGTCAGCTAGACCACAAACGTCACTCTTAACACTAGAAATTTCTCTGGGTGATACTTCGTGCATGCCCTTAATGATCGAAGCTACATCCCTTGGCACGTTCTTTTGTCTAGATGGAATATGGTAACTACTGTCTGTGTTCATTTCTGAATAAAACTGTGCTGGTGCTGAAAGGAAAGCAACTAGATCATCTCGCTCCTCCTCATCTAACCTTACCCAGTTGAGCCCTTGCCTGCCACTATCAATTAAAGAACCTTTTATTGCTTTCTCTACACAAGAAATCTTATCCTCTATTGCGACAACAAACTGACGACGCCTGGCAACTGTACCCTCTTCCAGTGAATACTTATCATTGCTCGAACTTACAGCTCTCTCAAACTGCTCCAACTGCAAGACAACCACCGGCAATGTTAGCAACACAACATAAACTATTCTACCGCACAAATGTAGAAGTCCACTACAAAAATGCAGGTAAAAACATGCCTGCCATTTTGCTGTCCCTAAAGCTGTCTGAAGCTCTCTTTGCAAATCGTTTACCTCCTCTGTACTAGTACCACTATTACGCTCATGCATCCAAGTTCTATACACAGATTCCATCCTGAAAAAATAGTTCACCAAAATCAAGAACTCTGCATTGAAAATTTGAAATATAGGTTCCAAGACAAATATATTTGCGAGTGCAGATATATCAGTAAGAGTTCATAATTAGTAATTACTGTCAAAATCCGAGTAGAGCTACATGGCAAAATTAACAAATAGGAATAGTGAACTCAATCAAAtttataactttatttattagcaAGGGGCAAACTTGCGCGAACCATACAGTACAAAAGAGCCACATAAACTAACCTAAGAAGGCATGAGAAAGCAAAATAATATCATCTTAACATACATAATATCAGAACAGAGAACCATCCAACAAAATTTATGAATGAACAAGCAAAATAATTTCATCTTAACCCCAACCAACAACCCCTAACGCCCAATAAACACAGAAAAAATCACCAACAATCGCATCAAAATTGCCCATCTTAGTAAACATCCATAATCAACCAAATAAGCACAACACGCAATCCAATTTTCACAAAGTAGAGAataatcccaaatcttggcaaaAGAAATTGCCTTACGGTATAATTGCACAAAAGTCGAATCTTTACAGCCCATAACGCATCGAATCGAACCCAAAATTAAGAAGGAACTCA contains:
- the LOC133898928 gene encoding uncharacterized protein LOC133898928 is translated as MAAPGGLEQWQKDGFFQAAEEVQESADLMESVYRTWMHERNSGTSTEEVNDLQRELQTALGTAKWQLEQFERAVSSSNDKYSLEEGTVARRRQFVVAIEDKISCVEKAIKGSLIDSGRQGLNWVRLDEEERDDLVAFLSAPAQFYSEMNTDSSYHIPSRQKNVPRDVASIIKGMHEVSPREISSVKSDVCGLADQLHGQRTNLSSRDDHWKIEIGNEMNDGRKLSPNGVEASSQTASLSGIQRSTEPLTRVRWFWNSLWKPKSDEHRPLRYDMSNHLDFRVLSLLAQRFNVLTERSRSYFSSWKENSRISGRSGGLHIQCQQHSIQFGRSIRITLLLVLSIFLIVPFLVSA